The proteins below are encoded in one region of Pseudomonas putida NBRC 14164:
- a CDS encoding RHS repeat-associated core domain-containing protein encodes MAQNRKQRLFYKNGQLSSEIGNGQSVTIFSASNTPLAERSAETTLLAENSQSSIVNSSSRNSRKYLSYTAYGHGHTDLILGYTGQRYDRLTNCYHLGNGYRAFSPQIMRFLSPDSLSPFRNRTLNAYAYCMGDPINRHDPSGHTWKAIKASITQAGTAVRTLFKKQEPDYRAAATAAIETNAELKAQYGFILGHPDAEQKHFKALARIPEHNQNIKSIKDAGTDTRRHFEGPESLPINVDELDNTKYLAFEEQLRLEGSYAKIARYTQRLDKLKPQPLNPQEAGPAIRESWEKFDD; translated from the coding sequence ATGGCACAGAACAGGAAGCAGCGCTTATTCTACAAAAATGGCCAACTGTCCTCAGAGATTGGCAACGGCCAAAGCGTGACGATATTTTCAGCCTCTAACACTCCTCTGGCGGAGCGTTCTGCCGAGACAACGCTATTGGCAGAAAACTCGCAGAGCTCCATAGTTAACAGCTCATCTCGCAACAGCAGGAAATATCTTAGCTATACAGCTTATGGGCACGGCCATACTGACCTGATCCTGGGATACACCGGGCAACGTTATGATCGGCTCACAAACTGCTATCACCTAGGCAACGGTTATCGTGCATTCAGCCCGCAGATAATGCGGTTCCTTTCGCCCGACAGCCTCAGCCCCTTCAGGAACCGTACGCTTAACGCTTACGCTTACTGCATGGGAGACCCTATAAATCGCCATGATCCTTCGGGACACACGTGGAAAGCCATCAAGGCGTCGATTACGCAAGCAGGCACAGCGGTAAGGACTCTTTTCAAAAAACAGGAGCCCGACTATCGCGCCGCAGCCACCGCGGCAATTGAAACAAACGCAGAGCTGAAGGCGCAATACGGCTTTATACTTGGTCATCCGGACGCCGAGCAAAAACATTTTAAAGCGCTCGCAAGAATCCCCGAGCACAACCAAAACATCAAAAGCATTAAAGACGCTGGCACTGACACCCGACGCCACTTTGAAGGGCCGGAGTCCTTACCAATAAATGTCGACGAACTCGATAACACAAAATACCTAGCCTTCGAAGAGCAACTAAGACTAGAGGGCTCGTATGCAAAGATTGCAAGGTACACCCAAAGGCTAGATAAGCTTAAACCCCAACCACTCAACCCACAGGAGGCAGGTCCGGCGATACGAGAGTCATGGGAAAAATTTGATGACTGA
- a CDS encoding ribosomal protein uL16 3-hydroxylase has protein sequence MNPDTPLQLLGGISAREFMRDYWQKKPLLVRQAFPDFISPIDPDELAGLALEEEVESRIVLEHGAHPWELRRGPFNEDTFAELPEKDWTLLVQAVDQFVPEVAELLENFRFLPSWRIDDVMISFAAPGGSVGPHFDNYDVFLLQGHGERNWKIGQMCSSDSPLLEHADLRILAEFEQSEEWTLEPGDMLYLPPRLAHYGVAVDDCLTYSVGFRAPSAAEVLTHFTDFLGQFLPDEERYSDADAQPVSDPHQIQHDALDRLKALLDKHMGDKDLLLTWFGQFMTEPRYPEQIVGEELSEEELVDALEQGAILIRNPSARMAWSEFEDDLLLFASGRSCPLPGKLRELLKLVCAADALHIDNLADWLQDEDGLMLLQQLVKQGSLGFANE, from the coding sequence ATGAATCCTGATACTCCACTGCAGCTGCTCGGCGGCATCTCGGCCCGCGAATTCATGCGCGACTACTGGCAGAAGAAGCCCCTGCTGGTGCGCCAGGCCTTCCCGGACTTCATCAGCCCGATCGACCCCGACGAACTGGCTGGCCTGGCCCTGGAAGAGGAAGTCGAATCGCGTATCGTGCTCGAGCACGGCGCCCACCCGTGGGAGCTGCGCCGCGGCCCGTTCAACGAAGACACCTTCGCCGAGCTGCCGGAAAAAGACTGGACCCTGCTGGTACAAGCGGTGGACCAGTTCGTCCCGGAAGTGGCCGAACTGCTGGAGAACTTCCGCTTCCTGCCCAGCTGGCGTATCGACGATGTGATGATCAGCTTCGCCGCCCCCGGTGGCAGCGTTGGTCCGCACTTCGACAACTACGACGTGTTCCTGCTGCAAGGCCACGGCGAGCGCAACTGGAAGATCGGCCAGATGTGCAGCAGCGACAGCCCGCTGCTGGAGCACGCCGACCTGCGCATCCTTGCCGAATTCGAGCAGAGCGAAGAGTGGACCCTGGAGCCAGGTGACATGCTCTACCTGCCACCACGCCTGGCTCACTACGGCGTGGCCGTGGACGACTGCCTGACCTACTCGGTGGGCTTCCGCGCGCCAAGCGCCGCCGAAGTGCTGACCCACTTCACCGACTTCCTCGGCCAGTTCCTGCCGGACGAAGAGCGCTACAGTGACGCCGACGCCCAGCCGGTCAGCGACCCCCACCAGATCCAGCACGACGCCCTCGACCGCCTCAAGGCCCTGCTCGATAAGCACATGGGCGACAAGGACCTGCTGCTGACCTGGTTCGGCCAGTTCATGACCGAGCCGCGCTACCCCGAGCAGATCGTTGGCGAAGAGCTGAGCGAGGAAGAGCTGGTGGACGCCCTCGAGCAAGGCGCCATCCTGATCCGCAACCCAAGCGCACGCATGGCCTGGTCGGAGTTCGAGGACGACCTGCTGCTGTTCGCCAGCGGCCGCAGCTGCCCGCTGCCAGGCAAGCTGCGCGAGCTGCTGAAGCTGGTGTGCGCGGCAGACGCCCTGCACATCGACAACCTCGCAGACTGGCTGCAGGACGAAGATGGCCTTATGCTTCTACAGCAGCTGGTCAAACAAGGGAGCCTGGGATTCGCCAATGAATAA
- the hflD gene encoding high frequency lysogenization protein HflD encodes MSNLQEQLIALGGVFQAAVLVDRIARTGQASEANIGCMLGSLLVRDPKDTLEVFGGDDLNLRDGYRALIGALERDPNSLQREPLRYALSMLGLERQLNKRGDLLDTIGNRLPQIQSQADHFGLVHENVIASSGALYQDTLSTLRQRIQVHGDMRFLQQASNASKIRALLLAGIRAARLWRQLGGHRWQLVFSRRKLLNELYDMMRSPN; translated from the coding sequence ATGAGCAACCTGCAGGAGCAGCTGATTGCGTTGGGCGGTGTGTTTCAGGCCGCTGTGTTGGTGGACCGTATCGCCCGCACCGGCCAGGCCAGTGAGGCCAACATCGGTTGCATGCTTGGCAGCCTGCTGGTACGTGACCCCAAGGACACCCTCGAGGTGTTCGGCGGTGACGACCTGAACCTGCGCGACGGCTACCGCGCGCTGATCGGCGCACTGGAGCGCGACCCCAACAGCCTGCAGCGCGAGCCACTGCGCTACGCCCTGTCAATGCTGGGGCTGGAGCGCCAGCTGAACAAGCGTGGCGACCTGCTCGATACCATCGGCAACCGCCTGCCGCAAATCCAGTCCCAGGCTGACCATTTTGGCCTTGTTCATGAAAACGTCATTGCCTCCAGTGGCGCCTTGTACCAGGACACCCTGAGTACCTTGCGTCAGCGCATTCAGGTGCATGGCGACATGCGCTTCCTGCAGCAGGCCAGCAACGCGTCGAAAATCCGCGCCCTGCTGCTGGCCGGCATCCGCGCCGCACGCTTGTGGCGCCAACTGGGCGGTCACCGCTGGCAACTGGTGTTCAGCCGGCGCAAGCTGCTGAACGAACTGTACGACATGATGCGCAGCCCCAACTGA
- a CDS encoding GNAT family N-acetyltransferase, whose amino-acid sequence MNKISVRLADWQKDNADIRRIREAVFVAEQHIPPELEFDSEDQDALHFLAMEGDYPIGTARLLADGTIGRISVLKDWRGLKVGDALMNAVIVEAQNRDLKQQMLSAQVHATPFYERLGFRIVSEEFLEAGIPHVDMVRDSRV is encoded by the coding sequence ATGAATAAGATCAGCGTTCGCCTCGCCGACTGGCAGAAAGACAACGCCGACATCCGCCGTATCCGTGAAGCGGTGTTCGTCGCCGAGCAGCACATTCCGCCAGAGCTGGAGTTTGATTCGGAAGACCAGGACGCCCTGCACTTCCTGGCCATGGAGGGTGACTATCCGATTGGTACCGCGCGCCTGCTGGCGGACGGCACCATCGGGCGCATCTCGGTGCTCAAGGACTGGCGCGGCCTGAAGGTGGGTGACGCGCTGATGAACGCAGTGATCGTCGAAGCGCAAAACCGCGACCTGAAGCAGCAGATGCTCAGCGCCCAGGTGCACGCCACGCCGTTCTACGAGCGCCTCGGCTTTCGCATAGTCAGCGAGGAATTCCTCGAAGCCGGCATCCCGCACGTGGACATGGTGCGCGACTCGCGCGTCTGA
- a CDS encoding DNA topoisomerase III has product MRLFLCEKPSQAKDIAKVLGATRKGDGCWQGTDVCVTWCIGHLLETAPPDSYDERYKRWNLADLPIIPDKWKMLVKPKTASQFKAVKRLLGEARELVIATDADREGEMIARELVEHCRYRGPVQRLWLSALDDTSIRKALARLLPGHETFNLYHSALGRSRADWLIGMNMSRLFTLLGRQSGYQGVLPVGRVQTPTLRLVVDRDRSIADFVPVPFWAIDVQLEHAGQAFNAQWRAPEDACDDQGRCLNQSLAQQAAAAIGNAGTARAVKVTTERVREAAPLLFDLGTLQELCSKKFGLGAQETLDIAQALYETHKLITYPRSDCGYLPLSQHAEAPAILAALQRADAGLAPLQPHLEPQRRSRVWNDAKVSAHHGIIPTAAASDPSRLPAKHKAVYTLIRARYLAQFLPNHEYDRTQADFDCAGHALRAVGKQIVEPGWRRALPEALTPAKGREAPPAQVLPALSEGQDCTVQGLQLKDLWTQPPKPFTEGDLIKAMKNVAKLVDDPRLKQKLKETTGIGTEATRASIIQGLLDRGYLVKNGKALAATPAAFSLIDAVPRAIADPGTTAIWEQALDMVQSGEMSLEEFVARQSAWMGKLVERCSGMRMTISGPAAGAAPPWKKKRRGGGGKSKAAGSKSAASKPRQPRKKATT; this is encoded by the coding sequence ATGCGCCTGTTCCTCTGCGAAAAACCCTCACAGGCAAAAGACATCGCCAAAGTGCTAGGCGCCACCCGCAAGGGCGACGGCTGCTGGCAAGGCACTGACGTCTGCGTAACCTGGTGCATCGGCCATCTGCTGGAAACCGCCCCGCCCGACAGCTACGACGAACGCTACAAGCGCTGGAACCTGGCCGACCTGCCGATCATCCCGGACAAGTGGAAGATGCTGGTCAAGCCCAAGACCGCCAGCCAGTTCAAGGCGGTGAAGCGCCTGCTGGGCGAAGCGCGGGAGCTGGTGATTGCCACCGACGCCGACCGCGAAGGCGAAATGATTGCCCGCGAGCTGGTCGAGCATTGCCGCTACCGCGGCCCGGTGCAGCGCCTTTGGTTGTCGGCGCTCGACGACACCTCCATCCGCAAGGCCCTGGCACGCCTGCTGCCAGGCCACGAAACGTTCAACCTTTATCACTCGGCGCTGGGCCGCTCTCGCGCCGACTGGCTCATCGGCATGAACATGAGCCGGCTGTTCACCCTGCTTGGCCGCCAATCCGGCTACCAGGGTGTGCTGCCGGTGGGCCGGGTGCAAACCCCCACCTTGCGCCTGGTGGTCGACCGCGACCGCAGCATCGCCGACTTCGTGCCGGTGCCGTTCTGGGCCATCGACGTACAGCTTGAACATGCAGGACAAGCTTTCAACGCCCAGTGGCGTGCGCCCGAGGACGCCTGCGACGACCAGGGCCGCTGCCTGAACCAGAGCTTGGCGCAACAGGCCGCCGCCGCCATCGGTAACGCTGGCACGGCACGGGCCGTAAAAGTGACCACCGAGCGCGTGCGTGAAGCCGCGCCCTTGCTTTTCGACCTTGGCACCCTGCAAGAGCTGTGCTCGAAAAAGTTCGGCCTCGGCGCCCAGGAAACCCTCGACATTGCCCAGGCCCTGTACGAAACCCACAAGCTCATCACCTACCCGCGCAGCGATTGCGGCTACCTGCCGCTGAGCCAGCACGCCGAAGCACCGGCCATCCTCGCCGCCCTGCAACGGGCCGATGCCGGCCTCGCGCCGCTGCAGCCCCACCTGGAGCCGCAGCGCCGGTCGCGGGTGTGGAACGACGCCAAGGTCAGCGCCCACCACGGCATCATTCCTACTGCCGCCGCCAGCGACCCGTCGCGCCTGCCGGCCAAGCACAAGGCGGTGTACACCCTGATCCGCGCCCGCTACCTGGCGCAGTTCCTGCCCAACCACGAATATGATCGCACCCAGGCCGACTTCGACTGCGCCGGCCATGCCCTGCGCGCGGTGGGCAAGCAAATCGTCGAGCCGGGCTGGCGCCGCGCCCTGCCCGAAGCGCTGACCCCGGCCAAGGGCCGCGAAGCACCACCGGCCCAGGTGCTGCCAGCGCTGAGCGAAGGCCAGGACTGCACCGTCCAAGGCCTGCAACTGAAAGACCTGTGGACCCAGCCGCCCAAGCCGTTCACTGAAGGCGACCTGATCAAGGCAATGAAAAACGTGGCCAAGCTGGTGGACGACCCGCGCCTGAAGCAGAAGCTGAAAGAAACCACCGGCATCGGCACCGAGGCCACCCGCGCCAGCATCATCCAGGGCCTGCTCGACCGCGGCTATCTCGTAAAAAACGGCAAAGCGCTGGCGGCCACGCCTGCGGCCTTCAGCCTGATTGATGCCGTCCCCCGCGCCATCGCCGACCCTGGCACCACGGCGATCTGGGAGCAGGCGCTGGACATGGTGCAAAGCGGCGAGATGAGCCTGGAAGAATTCGTGGCCCGACAGTCGGCGTGGATGGGCAAGCTGGTCGAGCGTTGCAGCGGCATGCGCATGACCATCAGCGGGCCGGCAGCCGGTGCAGCGCCGCCCTGGAAGAAGAAGCGTCGCGGTGGAGGTGGGAAAAGCAAAGCAGCCGGAAGCAAGTCAGCAGCAAGCAAGCCGCGTCAGCCCCGAAAAAAAGCGACAACCTGA
- a CDS encoding NAD(P)/FAD-dependent oxidoreductase has protein sequence MFKQSAQHVASYYAQTYPANIPLRPTLQGTHDTDVLIIGAGFSGLHTALRLTQAGKRVTLLEASRVAWAASGRNGGQALLGWSCDMPPLEKALGVERTRRLWASMCWAADEMRELPQRHGFDIDYRQGSLWTAVLPRRVKMLEEALHDAEHKWGYDALRLIGRDELPQWIDSPRYQAALYDAKGAHLNPLKLAQGLASTIEASGGHIYEQSQVLSYQQDGNGYTARTENGEVRCQVLVLACNAYIDRLDRGLSRRLLPVGSYQVATAPLDADFAQSLLPRNSCVIDNQFVPDYFRLTPDHRLLFGGGCTYLGGIPKDVASATRPYLERVFPQLAGVAIDYAWGGHIDCSIQRTPDVGHEGQRYWLQGFSGHGVLPTLAAARAVSDAILGDEDLLALYQGIDNGRFPGGDLLAAPLEAAAKAWYRMRDRV, from the coding sequence ATGTTCAAACAATCCGCCCAGCACGTCGCCAGCTACTACGCCCAGACCTACCCCGCCAACATCCCGCTGCGCCCTACCCTGCAAGGCACCCACGACACCGACGTGCTGATCATCGGCGCCGGTTTCAGCGGCCTGCATACCGCCCTGCGCCTGACCCAGGCAGGCAAACGCGTAACACTGCTGGAGGCCAGCCGGGTAGCCTGGGCTGCGTCCGGGCGCAACGGTGGCCAGGCACTGCTGGGCTGGTCATGCGACATGCCGCCACTGGAAAAGGCCTTGGGCGTGGAACGCACCCGGCGCCTGTGGGCCAGCATGTGCTGGGCCGCCGACGAGATGCGCGAACTGCCACAACGCCACGGCTTCGATATCGACTACCGGCAGGGCAGCCTGTGGACTGCGGTATTGCCGCGCCGGGTGAAAATGCTCGAAGAAGCCCTGCACGACGCCGAACACAAATGGGGCTACGACGCCCTGCGCCTGATCGGCCGCGACGAGCTGCCACAATGGATCGACAGCCCGCGCTACCAGGCTGCGCTGTATGACGCCAAAGGCGCCCACCTCAACCCGCTGAAGCTGGCACAAGGCCTGGCCAGCACCATCGAAGCCAGTGGCGGGCATATCTATGAACAGAGCCAGGTACTCAGCTATCAGCAAGACGGCAACGGCTATACCGCCCGTACCGAAAATGGCGAAGTGCGCTGCCAGGTGTTGGTGCTGGCCTGTAACGCCTACATCGACCGCCTCGACCGTGGTCTGTCGCGCCGCCTGTTGCCGGTCGGCTCCTATCAGGTGGCAACGGCGCCACTGGACGCCGACTTCGCCCAGTCGCTGCTGCCGCGTAACAGTTGCGTGATCGACAACCAGTTCGTGCCGGACTACTTCCGCCTCACCCCGGATCACCGCCTGCTGTTCGGTGGCGGCTGCACTTACCTGGGCGGTATTCCCAAGGACGTCGCCAGCGCCACCCGTCCGTACCTGGAGCGGGTGTTCCCGCAACTGGCCGGTGTTGCCATCGACTATGCCTGGGGCGGCCATATCGATTGCAGCATCCAGCGCACCCCGGACGTCGGGCACGAGGGCCAGCGCTATTGGTTGCAGGGTTTCTCCGGGCATGGCGTACTGCCAACCCTGGCCGCAGCGCGAGCCGTCAGCGATGCCATTCTTGGCGATGAAGACCTGTTGGCGCTGTACCAAGGCATCGACAATGGACGCTTCCCCGGGGGAGATCTGCTGGCTGCGCCTTTGGAAGCTGCGGCAAAAGCCTGGTACCGCATGCGCGACCGCGTCTGA
- a CDS encoding TSUP family transporter, with translation MPFELTVEPLTLLILALVAFVAGFIDAIAGGGGLLTTPALLTAGMPPHLVLGTNKLSSTFGSATAGFTYYKRKLFHPAQWRPALFATLTGALLGAVIAHYMPAEWLNKMLPVIVFACGIYLLFGGTPKAPLDADAPIKKKWQVPQGFTLGFYDGVAGPGTGAFWTVSTLLLYPIDLVRASGVARSMNFVSNIAALTVFIISGQVDYVVGLCMGLSVMVGAFFGARTAISGGSKFIRPVFITVVLALTVRLAWQHWFGQA, from the coding sequence ATGCCCTTCGAACTCACCGTAGAACCCTTAACCCTGCTGATCCTGGCCCTGGTCGCCTTCGTCGCCGGTTTCATCGATGCCATCGCCGGTGGCGGGGGCCTGCTCACCACCCCGGCCTTGCTCACCGCCGGCATGCCACCGCACCTGGTGCTGGGCACCAACAAGCTCAGTTCCACCTTCGGTTCGGCCACCGCAGGTTTCACCTACTACAAGCGCAAACTGTTCCACCCCGCGCAGTGGCGCCCGGCGTTGTTCGCTACCCTGACCGGGGCGTTGCTAGGTGCGGTCATCGCCCACTACATGCCAGCCGAATGGCTGAACAAGATGCTGCCAGTGATCGTCTTCGCTTGTGGTATCTACCTGCTGTTCGGCGGCACACCCAAGGCGCCGCTGGATGCCGATGCGCCGATCAAGAAGAAGTGGCAAGTGCCGCAGGGCTTCACCCTGGGCTTCTACGACGGCGTAGCCGGCCCGGGTACCGGGGCGTTCTGGACGGTCAGCACCCTGCTGCTGTACCCCATCGACCTGGTCCGCGCCAGCGGCGTGGCGCGTAGCATGAACTTCGTCAGCAACATCGCGGCGCTGACGGTGTTCATCATTTCCGGGCAGGTGGATTACGTCGTCGGCCTGTGCATGGGCCTGTCGGTCATGGTTGGTGCCTTTTTTGGCGCACGCACGGCGATCAGTGGCGGCAGCAAATTTATCCGCCCGGTGTTCATCACCGTGGTGCTCGCCTTGACCGTGCGCCTAGCGTGGCAGCACTGGTTCGGGCAAGCGTAA
- the mnmA gene encoding tRNA 2-thiouridine(34) synthase MnmA: MTSPALKDPAKTRVIVGMSGGVDSSVSALLLIEQGYQVEGLFMKNWEEDDGTEYCTAREDLADAQAVCDRIGIKLHTANFAAEYWDNVFEHFLEEYKAGRTPNPDILCNREIKFKAFLDYALSLGADLIATGHYVRRRDTDGLTELLKGLDPNKDQSYFLHAVGGKEIARTLFPVGELEKPQVRAIAEKHGLATAKKKDSTGICFIGERRFSDFLKQYLPAQPGNIETTEGEVISRHHGLMYHTIGQRQGLGIGGLKDAGDEPWYVLHKDLTRNVLVVGQGNEHPWLFSRALLASEIFWVNPIDLSSPRQLTAKVRYRQSDQQCTLELTASGYRAVFDEPQRAVTPGQSVVFYDGEVCLGGGVIEAAEPWSPRA, translated from the coding sequence ATGACCAGCCCAGCACTCAAAGACCCCGCCAAGACCCGCGTCATCGTCGGCATGTCCGGCGGCGTGGACTCTTCCGTCTCCGCCCTTCTGCTCATCGAGCAGGGCTACCAGGTGGAAGGGCTGTTCATGAAGAACTGGGAAGAAGACGACGGCACCGAATACTGCACCGCCCGTGAAGACCTGGCCGACGCCCAGGCCGTGTGCGACCGCATCGGCATCAAGCTGCACACCGCCAACTTCGCCGCCGAGTACTGGGACAACGTGTTCGAGCACTTCCTTGAAGAATACAAGGCCGGCCGCACGCCCAACCCGGACATCCTCTGCAACCGCGAAATCAAGTTCAAGGCGTTCCTCGACTACGCCCTGTCACTGGGTGCCGACCTGATTGCCACCGGCCACTACGTGCGCCGCCGCGACACCGACGGGCTTACCGAACTGCTCAAGGGCCTGGACCCGAACAAGGACCAGAGCTACTTCCTGCACGCCGTCGGCGGCAAGGAAATCGCCCGTACCCTGTTCCCGGTCGGCGAGCTGGAAAAACCGCAAGTGCGCGCCATCGCCGAAAAGCACGGCCTGGCCACCGCCAAGAAAAAAGACTCCACCGGCATCTGCTTCATTGGCGAGCGCCGCTTCAGCGACTTCCTCAAACAGTACCTGCCAGCCCAGCCGGGCAACATCGAAACCACCGAAGGTGAAGTGATCAGCCGCCACCATGGCCTGATGTACCACACCATCGGCCAGCGCCAGGGCCTGGGCATCGGCGGCCTGAAGGATGCCGGTGACGAGCCGTGGTACGTGCTGCACAAGGACCTGACCCGCAATGTGCTGGTGGTCGGCCAGGGTAACGAACACCCTTGGCTGTTCTCCCGCGCCCTGCTCGCCTCGGAAATCTTCTGGGTCAACCCCATCGACCTCAGCAGCCCGCGTCAGCTCACCGCCAAGGTACGCTACCGCCAGAGCGACCAGCAGTGCACCCTGGAACTTACGGCCAGCGGCTACCGCGCGGTGTTCGACGAGCCGCAGCGCGCCGTTACCCCAGGCCAGTCGGTGGTGTTCTACGACGGTGAAGTGTGCCTGGGCGGCGGCGTGATCGAAGCCGCCGAGCCGTGGAGCCCGCGCGCATGA
- the purB gene encoding adenylosuccinate lyase, whose amino-acid sequence MQLSSLTAVSPVDGRYAGKTQALRPIFSEFGLIRFRALVEVRWLQRLAAHPQIGEVPAFSAEANALLDNLATDFKLEHAERVKEIERTTNHDVKAIEYLLKEQAAKLPELAKVSEFIHFACTSEDINNLSHALMLRAGRDDVLLPLMRQIADAIRALAHAHADVPMLSRTHGQPASPTTLGKELANVVYRLERQIAQVAAVPLLGKINGAVGNYNAHLSAYSQIDWEENARAFIEDELGLQFNPYTTQIEPHDYIAELFDAIARFNTILIDFDRDVWGYISLGYFKQRTVAGEIGSSTMPHKVNPIDFENSEGNLGIANALFQHLASKLPISRWQRDLTDSTVLRNLGVGFAHSVIAYEASLKGIGKLEVNEARIAADLDACWEVLAEPIQTVMRRFNIENPYEKLKELTRGKGITPDALLTFIDGLDMPAEAKAELKQLTPATYIGNAAAQAKRI is encoded by the coding sequence ATGCAGCTTTCTTCGCTCACTGCGGTTTCCCCTGTAGACGGCCGTTATGCCGGCAAAACCCAGGCCTTGCGCCCCATTTTCAGCGAATTCGGCCTGATCCGTTTCCGCGCCCTGGTCGAAGTGCGCTGGCTGCAGCGCCTGGCCGCCCACCCGCAGATCGGCGAAGTGCCGGCGTTCTCCGCCGAAGCCAACGCACTGCTGGACAACCTGGCCACCGATTTCAAACTTGAGCACGCCGAGCGCGTCAAGGAAATCGAGCGCACCACCAACCACGACGTCAAGGCGATCGAATACCTCCTCAAGGAGCAGGCCGCCAAGCTGCCTGAGCTGGCCAAGGTCAGCGAGTTCATCCACTTCGCCTGCACCAGCGAGGACATCAACAACCTGTCCCACGCCCTGATGCTGCGCGCCGGCCGTGACGACGTGCTGCTGCCGCTGATGCGCCAGATCGCCGACGCCATCCGCGCCCTGGCCCACGCCCACGCCGACGTGCCGATGCTGTCGCGCACCCACGGCCAGCCGGCTTCGCCGACTACCCTGGGTAAAGAGCTGGCCAACGTCGTGTACCGCCTGGAGCGCCAGATCGCCCAGGTCGCTGCCGTACCGCTGCTGGGCAAGATCAACGGCGCCGTGGGCAACTACAACGCCCACCTGTCGGCCTACTCGCAGATCGACTGGGAAGAGAACGCCCGCGCCTTCATCGAAGACGAGCTGGGCTTGCAGTTCAACCCGTACACCACCCAGATCGAGCCACACGACTACATCGCCGAGCTGTTCGACGCCATCGCCCGCTTCAACACCATCCTGATCGACTTCGACCGTGACGTGTGGGGCTACATCTCGCTGGGCTACTTCAAGCAAAGAACCGTTGCCGGCGAAATCGGCTCGTCGACCATGCCGCACAAGGTCAACCCGATCGACTTCGAAAACTCCGAAGGCAACCTGGGTATCGCCAACGCGCTGTTCCAGCACCTGGCCAGCAAGCTGCCGATCTCGCGCTGGCAGCGCGACCTGACCGACTCCACCGTGCTGCGCAACCTGGGCGTGGGCTTCGCCCACAGCGTCATTGCCTACGAAGCCAGCCTGAAAGGCATCGGTAAGCTGGAAGTCAACGAAGCCCGTATCGCCGCCGACCTGGACGCCTGCTGGGAAGTGCTGGCCGAGCCGATCCAGACCGTGATGCGCCGCTTCAACATCGAAAACCCCTACGAGAAGCTCAAAGAGCTGACCCGTGGCAAGGGCATCACCCCGGACGCGCTGCTCACCTTCATCGACGGCCTCGACATGCCAGCCGAAGCCAAGGCCGAGCTCAAGCAGCTGACCCCCGCTACCTACATCGGTAACGCGGCAGCCCAGGCCAAACGCATCTAA
- a CDS encoding alpha/beta fold hydrolase encodes MSYVTTKDGVQIFYKDWGPRDAPVIHFHHGWPLSADDWDAQMLFFLAQGYRVVAHDRRGHGRSSQVWDGHDMDHYADDVAAVVGHLGTQGAVHVGHSTGGGEVVRYMARYPEDKVAKAVLIAAVPPLMVQTPGNPGGLPKSVFDDFQNQVASNRAQFYRDVPAGPFYGYNRPGAEASEGIIANWWRQGMIGSAKAHYDGIVAFSQTDFTEDLKGIQQPVLVMHGDDDQIVPYENSGVLSARLLPNGTLKTYKGYPHGMPTTHADVINADLLAFIRS; translated from the coding sequence ATGAGCTATGTAACCACGAAGGACGGCGTACAGATTTTCTACAAGGACTGGGGCCCGCGCGATGCACCGGTGATCCACTTCCACCACGGCTGGCCGCTCAGTGCCGATGACTGGGACGCGCAGATGCTGTTCTTCCTCGCCCAGGGCTACCGCGTGGTGGCCCACGACCGCCGAGGTCATGGCCGCTCCAGTCAGGTATGGGACGGCCACGACATGGATCACTACGCCGACGACGTAGCCGCCGTGGTTGGCCACCTGGGCACCCAAGGCGCCGTACATGTCGGCCACTCGACCGGGGGTGGCGAGGTAGTGCGTTACATGGCTCGGTACCCTGAGGACAAAGTGGCCAAAGCCGTGCTGATCGCCGCCGTACCGCCCTTGATGGTGCAAACACCCGGCAACCCCGGCGGCCTGCCCAAGTCGGTGTTCGACGATTTCCAGAACCAGGTCGCCAGCAACCGGGCGCAGTTTTACCGGGATGTGCCAGCCGGGCCGTTCTATGGCTACAACCGACCCGGTGCCGAAGCCAGCGAAGGCATCATCGCCAACTGGTGGCGCCAAGGCATGATCGGCAGTGCAAAGGCCCATTACGATGGCATCGTGGCCTTTTCCCAGACCGATTTCACCGAGGACCTGAAGGGCATCCAGCAGCCGGTGCTGGTGATGCACGGCGACGATGACCAGATCGTGCCCTATGAAAATTCCGGGGTACTGTCGGCCAGGCTGTTGCCCAATGGCACGCTGAAAACCTACAAAGGCTACCCGCATGGCATGCCGACTACCCATGCCGATGTGATCAATGCGGATTTGCTGGCGTTTATCCGTAGTTGA